The following proteins are co-located in the Longimicrobium sp. genome:
- a CDS encoding GNAT family N-acetyltransferase, translated as MPAQPTLTTERLILRPFTPADADAVHAIVSDREIAYNTAHIPHPYPEGMAAEWIERVTARWETGESAVFAATLRGTGEVVAAVGLEIEPHHRRAELGYWVARPHWNLGYATEGSRAVVEFGFRALGLNRVTAHYYSRNPASGKVMQKIGMTFEGRQRKHVLKWGVFEDIELYGILSDEIG; from the coding sequence ATGCCCGCGCAGCCCACGCTCACCACCGAACGGCTGATCCTGCGCCCTTTCACCCCGGCCGACGCCGACGCGGTGCACGCCATCGTGAGCGACCGCGAGATCGCGTACAACACCGCCCACATCCCGCACCCGTACCCCGAGGGGATGGCGGCGGAGTGGATCGAGCGCGTCACGGCACGCTGGGAGACGGGCGAGAGCGCGGTGTTCGCCGCCACGCTGCGCGGCACGGGCGAGGTGGTGGCGGCCGTGGGGCTGGAGATCGAGCCGCACCACCGGCGCGCCGAGCTGGGGTACTGGGTGGCGCGGCCGCACTGGAACCTGGGCTACGCCACCGAGGGGAGCCGCGCGGTGGTGGAGTTCGGGTTCCGCGCGCTGGGGCTGAACCGCGTGACGGCGCACTACTACTCGCGCAACCCCGCGTCGGGGAAGGTGATGCAGAAGATCGGGATGACCTTCGAGGGCCGGCAGCGCAAGCACGTGCTCAAGTGGGGCGTGTTCGAGGACATCGAGCTGTACGGCATCCTCTCCGACGAGATCGGGTGA
- a CDS encoding glycosyltransferase family 4 protein, with translation MRILYVSHSFPLPGQPLSNVGGMQRVATGLHAALAERTDLHLSRLVLETSWKATPYRMPGYMAGLLRRIPRVVREERIDVVLFSSMVTASLAVALRKRLARTGALLAAIPVGRDVTLPTPGYQWFVRRVFRALDLVFPISRATADECLARGADPAHVHVIPCGVDVSSFEPPRDRAAARRELLRAIGESPGTIPDDALLLVSVGRHQERKGFQWFADEVMPRLPDDVHYLVTGEGPMTPRIQAAIDRHGLRGRARLLGKVPEETLRTLYRGGDLFVMPNIHVPGDIEGFGVVMLEAGMCGMPVLAADLEGISDVVVEGENGHLVPSRDAAAFADAVARYRGDRARLAAASRSAARYTARTYSWEGIAERFVEIFRERLGRPAAAPAARAAGAR, from the coding sequence TTGCGCATCCTCTACGTATCGCACTCGTTTCCCCTTCCCGGGCAGCCGCTCAGCAACGTGGGCGGCATGCAGCGCGTGGCCACCGGCCTGCACGCCGCGCTGGCCGAGCGCACGGACCTGCACCTCTCGCGGCTGGTGCTGGAGACGAGCTGGAAGGCCACGCCCTACCGCATGCCCGGCTACATGGCCGGCCTCCTGCGCCGCATCCCGCGCGTGGTCCGGGAGGAGCGCATCGACGTCGTGCTCTTCTCGTCAATGGTGACGGCGTCGCTCGCGGTGGCGCTGCGGAAGCGGCTGGCGCGGACGGGCGCGCTGCTGGCCGCCATCCCCGTGGGCCGAGACGTGACGCTCCCCACGCCGGGGTACCAATGGTTCGTGCGCCGCGTCTTCCGCGCGCTCGACCTGGTCTTCCCCATCAGCCGCGCGACGGCGGACGAGTGCCTGGCGCGCGGCGCGGACCCGGCGCACGTGCACGTGATTCCCTGCGGCGTCGACGTCTCCTCGTTCGAGCCGCCGCGCGACCGCGCCGCGGCCCGCCGCGAGCTGCTGCGAGCCATCGGCGAGTCGCCCGGGACCATCCCCGACGACGCGCTGCTGCTGGTGAGCGTGGGCCGCCACCAGGAGCGCAAGGGCTTCCAGTGGTTCGCCGACGAGGTGATGCCGCGTCTCCCCGATGACGTGCACTATCTCGTGACGGGCGAGGGGCCGATGACGCCGCGCATCCAGGCCGCCATCGACCGCCACGGGCTGCGGGGGCGCGCGCGGCTGCTGGGGAAGGTGCCCGAGGAGACGCTGCGCACCCTCTACCGCGGCGGCGACCTGTTCGTGATGCCCAACATCCACGTTCCTGGCGACATCGAGGGGTTCGGGGTGGTGATGCTCGAGGCGGGGATGTGCGGGATGCCGGTGCTGGCGGCGGACCTGGAGGGGATCAGCGACGTGGTCGTCGAGGGCGAGAACGGGCACCTCGTCCCCAGCCGCGACGCGGCCGCCTTCGCCGACGCGGTGGCGCGGTACCGCGGCGACCGGGCGCGGCTGGCGGCGGCGTCGCGCTCGGCCGCGCGGTACACGGCGCGGACGTACTCGTGGGAAGGGATCGCGGAGCGGTTCGTGGAGATCTTCCGGGAGCGGCTGGGCCGTCCGGCCGCCGCGCCCGCCGCGCGCGCCGCCGGCGCGCGCTGA
- a CDS encoding TonB-dependent receptor: MRARGVALPAALLLLAATSMPARAQMGCVPATLASAESRAWAPPLDRAVTLRARDVPLRDALDRLSAVSGVRLSYSSDLLPLDRRVCVSAARVPLGDALVALVGGAGAEPMVVAGQVVLAPVRPAATAAASAPETERESVLERIVVTGSPSGAARRSLSVGLDVLEGPELARRSATSLAEVMNATVPAVWVWRRGPSDLLAQYGSMRGASSFAATYPKVYIDGVEVANPLVLTQIDPDLVERVEVIRGPQGAALYGSDAISGVINIVTRHDADGATRVEFRTDGGVAASDYAALLVPTHRERLAFRTGDNLRSMAAAVTVGGSGAVYPDAGSRTVSALATGRWVAPHAIFTGTFRFYDQTAGAGVNPILGEITFDTTAPPVAGTAANARGERWVMQGSPVNAVSATAYPRQGIRQYTAGGAAALAPGRWTVNLLAGIDGYRLSHVAENTGPFPVAVDPTLRAGTGAGDRATLRAAGTTRVLERGDASADLTVALEHSILHQRSTLTMNRTLPEGGRYPDTTTTMPMVDWRNDTGLMAQASGAWRNTLFGTAGVRFERNDAFGSGFELSTLPMLGAAWVRDLGAAELKLRAAYGRGIRPPRVPARESLRVGEHGFIGFPLEPESQAGFEFGAEMYFGDRLSLQVTRFDQRATGLIQDVVVGVETITRGGGSPEQHVRYVPQNVGSIANRGWEMQGTARRGALALTGSLAFVDSRVRRLATGYGGDLRAGDRMLAVPARTAGLTAEWTGPGFSTALTASRAWDWINYDRVALATAFAGSGADWRQFSGDALRAFWRKYDGSTNVRLTTNRQVAPTVWLVVTGDNLLGRQLGEPDNVTIRAGRTLTLGIRTSF; this comes from the coding sequence ATGCGCGCCCGGGGCGTGGCGCTTCCCGCCGCCCTTCTTCTCCTCGCGGCGACGTCGATGCCGGCGCGTGCGCAGATGGGGTGCGTCCCCGCCACGCTCGCGTCGGCGGAGAGCCGCGCGTGGGCGCCGCCGCTGGACCGCGCCGTCACCCTCCGCGCGCGCGACGTTCCCCTGCGCGACGCGCTCGACCGTCTCTCCGCCGTCTCGGGCGTACGGCTCTCCTACTCCTCCGATCTCCTTCCCCTCGACCGCCGCGTCTGCGTCTCCGCCGCGCGGGTGCCGCTGGGGGATGCGCTCGTCGCGCTGGTCGGCGGCGCGGGCGCGGAGCCGATGGTGGTCGCCGGGCAGGTGGTGCTCGCCCCCGTGCGCCCGGCGGCGACGGCGGCCGCGTCCGCGCCGGAGACCGAGCGCGAGAGCGTGCTGGAGCGGATCGTGGTGACGGGCAGCCCGTCCGGCGCCGCCCGCCGCTCGCTCTCCGTCGGCCTGGACGTGCTCGAGGGGCCGGAGCTGGCGCGGCGCTCGGCCACCTCGCTGGCGGAGGTGATGAACGCCACCGTCCCCGCCGTGTGGGTGTGGCGCCGCGGGCCGTCGGACCTCCTGGCGCAGTACGGCAGCATGCGCGGCGCGAGCTCGTTCGCGGCGACCTATCCCAAAGTCTACATCGACGGGGTGGAGGTGGCCAACCCGCTGGTGCTGACGCAGATCGATCCCGATCTCGTGGAGCGGGTGGAGGTGATCCGCGGGCCGCAGGGCGCCGCGCTCTACGGGTCGGACGCGATCAGCGGGGTGATCAACATCGTCACCCGCCACGACGCGGATGGGGCGACGCGGGTGGAGTTCCGCACCGACGGGGGCGTTGCCGCGAGCGACTATGCCGCGCTGCTGGTGCCCACGCACCGCGAGCGGCTGGCCTTCCGCACGGGCGACAACCTGCGGTCGATGGCCGCGGCGGTCACCGTGGGCGGTAGCGGCGCGGTGTATCCCGACGCGGGCAGCCGCACCGTCAGCGCGCTGGCCACGGGGCGATGGGTGGCGCCGCACGCCATCTTCACCGGCACCTTCCGCTTCTACGACCAGACCGCCGGCGCGGGGGTGAATCCCATCCTCGGCGAGATCACCTTCGACACCACCGCGCCGCCGGTCGCCGGGACCGCGGCCAATGCGCGCGGAGAGCGGTGGGTGATGCAGGGGTCGCCGGTGAACGCGGTCTCCGCGACGGCGTATCCGCGGCAGGGGATCCGGCAGTACACCGCCGGCGGCGCCGCCGCGCTGGCGCCGGGGCGATGGACGGTGAACCTGCTGGCGGGGATCGACGGCTACCGCCTCAGCCACGTGGCGGAGAACACCGGCCCCTTCCCCGTGGCCGTCGACCCCACCCTGCGCGCCGGCACCGGCGCGGGCGACCGGGCCACGCTGCGCGCGGCGGGGACCACGCGCGTGCTGGAGCGGGGCGATGCGTCCGCGGACCTGACGGTGGCGCTGGAGCACTCGATCCTGCACCAGCGCTCGACACTCACGATGAATCGCACGCTGCCGGAGGGCGGGCGCTACCCCGACACCACCACCACCATGCCCATGGTGGACTGGCGCAACGACACCGGCCTGATGGCGCAGGCCAGCGGCGCGTGGCGCAACACGCTGTTCGGCACGGCGGGGGTGCGCTTCGAGCGCAACGACGCGTTCGGCAGCGGCTTCGAGCTCTCCACCCTGCCCATGCTCGGCGCGGCGTGGGTGCGCGACCTCGGTGCGGCGGAGCTGAAGCTGCGCGCCGCGTACGGCCGCGGCATCCGCCCGCCGCGGGTGCCCGCGCGCGAGAGCCTGCGCGTGGGCGAGCACGGCTTCATCGGCTTTCCGCTGGAGCCCGAGTCGCAGGCGGGGTTCGAGTTCGGCGCGGAGATGTACTTCGGCGACCGGCTCTCGCTGCAGGTGACGCGCTTCGATCAGCGCGCCACGGGACTGATCCAGGACGTGGTGGTGGGGGTGGAGACCATCACCCGCGGCGGCGGCTCGCCCGAGCAGCACGTGCGCTACGTGCCGCAGAACGTGGGCTCCATCGCCAACCGCGGGTGGGAGATGCAGGGCACGGCGCGGCGGGGGGCGCTGGCGCTGACCGGCTCGCTGGCGTTCGTCGACAGCCGCGTGCGCAGGCTGGCCACCGGCTACGGCGGCGACCTGCGCGCGGGGGACCGGATGCTGGCCGTGCCCGCGCGCACGGCCGGGCTCACGGCGGAGTGGACGGGGCCCGGGTTCAGCACGGCGCTGACCGCCAGCCGCGCGTGGGACTGGATCAACTACGACCGCGTGGCGCTGGCCACGGCGTTCGCCGGGTCCGGCGCCGACTGGCGGCAGTTCAGCGGCGACGCGCTGCGGGCGTTCTGGCGCAAGTACGACGGCAGCACCAACGTGCGCCTGACCACCAACCGCCAGGTGGCGCCCACCGTCTGGCTGGTGGTGACGGGCGACAATCTCCTCGGCCGCCAGCTCGGCGAGCCCGACAACGTGACCATCCGCGCCGGCCGCACCCTCACGCTGGGCATCCGCACGTCGTTCTGA
- a CDS encoding FecR domain-containing protein — MNDPDRTSAPADDAVWRAVARSLAGEATPDEEAALRRQLDGHPQRAALVAALDGALAGLRADAAPEVDVEAALASVMARRDRPALTVERGGVADAPPPRRPAIAPQPARWRTPAWMRIAAALVLLAGGALLWRALSNRGGPWQIQYATRTGMRQEVSLPDGSRVVLGPASRLAVARDYGRPARSVELHGQAYFEVTHDDAHEFSVSTPAARVTDVGTAFSVATDDAAAGTRVVVTSGAVAVTPSGRAATLLHAGDRAAVVSGAVTVQRGVATAEDVAWTQGRLVFRDATVADVAAELKRWYGVNLRVDDPALAGRHLTADFQGQTADGALRIIAATLGGQLRMRGDTAVIESPRGETRSP; from the coding sequence ATGAACGACCCGGACCGCACCTCCGCTCCCGCTGACGACGCCGTGTGGCGGGCCGTCGCGCGCTCCCTCGCCGGCGAGGCCACGCCGGACGAGGAGGCCGCGCTACGCCGCCAGCTCGACGGGCACCCCCAGCGTGCCGCCCTGGTGGCCGCGCTGGACGGCGCGCTCGCGGGGCTGCGCGCCGACGCCGCGCCGGAGGTGGACGTGGAGGCGGCGCTGGCGTCGGTGATGGCGCGCCGCGACCGCCCCGCGCTGACGGTGGAGCGCGGCGGGGTGGCGGACGCGCCGCCCCCGCGCCGCCCCGCGATCGCTCCGCAGCCGGCGCGGTGGCGGACGCCGGCGTGGATGCGCATCGCCGCGGCGCTGGTCCTGCTCGCCGGCGGGGCGCTGCTCTGGCGCGCGCTGTCGAACCGTGGCGGGCCGTGGCAGATCCAGTACGCCACGCGCACGGGGATGCGGCAGGAGGTGAGTCTTCCCGACGGCAGCCGCGTGGTGCTCGGACCCGCCAGCCGCCTGGCCGTCGCGCGCGATTACGGGCGGCCCGCGCGCTCGGTCGAGTTGCACGGGCAGGCATACTTCGAGGTCACGCACGACGACGCGCACGAGTTCTCCGTCTCCACTCCCGCCGCGCGGGTGACCGACGTGGGGACGGCGTTCTCCGTCGCGACGGACGACGCGGCGGCGGGGACGCGCGTGGTCGTCACCTCCGGCGCGGTGGCGGTGACGCCGTCCGGCCGCGCGGCGACGCTGCTGCACGCGGGGGACCGCGCCGCCGTCGTGTCGGGTGCCGTGACGGTGCAGCGCGGCGTGGCGACGGCCGAGGACGTGGCGTGGACGCAGGGACGCCTCGTCTTCCGCGACGCGACGGTGGCGGACGTGGCCGCGGAGCTGAAGCGGTGGTACGGCGTCAACCTGCGCGTGGACGACCCCGCGCTGGCGGGGCGGCACCTCACCGCCGACTTCCAGGGCCAGACGGCGGACGGCGCGCTGCGCATCATCGCCGCCACGCTGGGCGGCCAGCTGCGGATGCGCGGCGACACCGCCGTGATCGAATCCCCCCGAGGAGAGACGCGATCGCCGTGA
- a CDS encoding RNA polymerase sigma-70 factor — MDEPELLARLRRDDDGAFAAIFRAHYAALVGAAERLLRERAPAEDVAQEVMLELWRRRHTLPPDVSLRAYLHQSARNRALNQLRHGRVVREGEPHIRPPTPPPPADADARTGELEMAVRAAVAELPDEVRETFQLSRVDALTYPEIARVLEISVKTVEARMGRALKLLRERLAPWLPEGGGW; from the coding sequence ATGGACGAGCCGGAACTCCTCGCGCGGCTGCGCCGGGACGACGACGGCGCGTTCGCGGCCATCTTCCGCGCGCACTACGCCGCGCTGGTGGGCGCGGCGGAGCGGCTGCTGCGCGAGCGCGCGCCCGCGGAGGACGTGGCGCAGGAGGTTATGCTGGAGCTCTGGCGCCGCCGCCACACGCTGCCGCCGGACGTGTCGCTGCGCGCGTACCTGCACCAGTCCGCCCGCAACCGCGCGCTCAACCAGCTGCGCCACGGTCGCGTGGTGCGCGAGGGCGAGCCGCACATCCGCCCGCCCACGCCCCCGCCGCCGGCCGACGCCGACGCGCGCACGGGCGAGCTGGAGATGGCGGTGCGCGCCGCCGTGGCCGAGCTCCCCGACGAGGTGCGCGAGACCTTCCAGCTCAGCCGCGTGGACGCGCTTACCTACCCCGAGATCGCCCGCGTGCTGGAGATCTCGGTGAAGACGGTGGAGGCGCGCATGGGCCGAGCGCTCAAGCTCCTCCGCGAGCGGCTGGCGCCCTGGCTGCCGGAGGGCGGCGGGTGGTGA
- a CDS encoding AmpG family muropeptide MFS transporter: MAERRAAGIGQVFASRKMASILLLGFASGLPLYLTSKDLQAWMKLEQVDLATIGYISLLSWPYTFKFLWSPLIDALPIPILGRRRGWLLATQIGLLLAIGWMATHEPRAGLQLVAINAIIIAFFSATQDIAFDAYKIDVLREEELGAGAAIGVLGYRVGMLVVGGLGFILADQIGWRAVYALMAALMIPGIVGTLMAPEPERVMRAPGLGQAIVQPFVDFWRRAGVYAAPILAFIVLYKLGDAVLNNMATPFLLEAGFTQTQIGEVQGVIGLAATIVGVIAGGAVQARIGLVRSLWILGVLQSAVNVSYYVLALNPGNHALMIGAVVLENFFQGTGTAALVAYMMSLANPRFSATQYALLSSFMAFGRDWLGAPAGRLAEHMGWPQFFLITLLLAVPGILLLPLIAPWNAEHPRAAIAAQVEEPIGGRGETEDLGAGGRP, translated from the coding sequence GTGGCGGAGCGGCGGGCGGCGGGGATCGGGCAGGTGTTCGCGAGCCGGAAGATGGCGTCCATCCTCCTGCTCGGCTTCGCGTCGGGGCTCCCCCTCTACCTCACCAGCAAGGACCTCCAGGCCTGGATGAAGCTGGAGCAGGTCGATCTCGCCACCATCGGCTACATCTCCCTCCTCTCCTGGCCGTATACCTTCAAGTTCCTCTGGTCGCCGTTGATCGACGCGCTCCCGATCCCCATTCTCGGGCGGCGGCGGGGGTGGCTGCTGGCCACGCAGATCGGCCTCCTCCTGGCCATCGGCTGGATGGCGACGCACGAGCCGCGGGCGGGGCTGCAGCTCGTCGCGATCAACGCCATCATCATCGCCTTCTTCAGCGCCACGCAGGACATCGCCTTCGACGCGTACAAGATCGACGTCCTGCGCGAGGAGGAGCTGGGCGCGGGCGCGGCCATCGGCGTGCTGGGCTACCGCGTCGGGATGCTGGTGGTCGGCGGGCTGGGCTTCATCCTGGCGGACCAGATCGGCTGGCGCGCGGTGTACGCGCTGATGGCGGCGCTGATGATCCCCGGCATCGTGGGCACGCTGATGGCGCCCGAGCCCGAGCGGGTGATGCGCGCGCCGGGGCTGGGGCAGGCCATCGTGCAGCCGTTCGTGGATTTCTGGCGGCGCGCCGGAGTCTACGCCGCGCCCATCCTCGCCTTCATCGTGCTGTACAAGCTGGGCGACGCGGTGCTGAACAACATGGCCACGCCGTTCCTGCTCGAGGCCGGCTTCACGCAGACGCAGATCGGCGAGGTGCAGGGGGTGATCGGGCTCGCCGCCACCATCGTCGGGGTGATCGCGGGTGGGGCGGTGCAGGCGCGGATCGGGCTGGTGCGCTCGCTCTGGATCCTGGGCGTGCTGCAGTCCGCCGTGAACGTGAGCTACTACGTGCTGGCGCTGAACCCCGGCAACCACGCGCTGATGATCGGCGCCGTGGTGCTGGAGAACTTCTTCCAGGGGACGGGGACGGCGGCGCTGGTGGCGTACATGATGAGCCTGGCCAATCCCCGCTTCTCCGCCACGCAGTACGCGCTGCTGAGCAGCTTCATGGCCTTCGGGCGCGACTGGCTGGGCGCGCCGGCGGGGCGCCTGGCCGAGCACATGGGGTGGCCGCAGTTCTTCCTGATCACCCTGCTGCTCGCGGTTCCCGGCATCCTCCTGCTGCCGCTGATCGCCCCGTGGAACGCCGAGCATCCCCGAGCCGCCATCGCCGCCCAGGTCGAGGAGCCGATCGGGGGACGGGGAGAGACGGAGGATCTGGGGGCGGGGGGGAGGCCGTAG
- a CDS encoding glycoside hydrolase family 3 N-terminal domain-containing protein: MTDDRLEVARLLLPAVRWSAENGYEEHRDTIERGLALGVGGFILFGGEASAVRALTAELRSRARHPLLIASDLERGAGQQFRGATPLPPAAAIGWLGDESVAERAGELTAREARALGVNWIYAPVADVDLEPENPIIGVRAFGTEPDAVAAQVAAWVRGCRRGGALSCAKHFPGHGRTVGDSHIERPTVSAPREVLEEDLKPFRAAAAAGADAMMTAHVAYLALDADGRPATLSPRILGDLLRGELGFGGLVVTDALVMDGLVEDTTEAAAAVQALAAGCDVLLYPDDAEAVIRAVESAVADGRLPRARVAEALARIAAAADRVSGAAGGDVGTEADRRWALEIGIRALRVCRGEPGLPQGPVRLVEIEDDAGGPYPPYPRDAFPAALRRAGVELSDGGTPLVALYSDIRAWKGRPGISAAARERVREVTDAAPDATVLLFSHPRLAHEIPTARNLLAAWGGEGVMQEAVAAWLLGQTSGAAGMTTGVDR; the protein is encoded by the coding sequence ATGACGGACGATCGGCTGGAGGTCGCGCGGCTGCTGCTGCCCGCGGTGCGGTGGAGCGCGGAGAACGGCTACGAGGAGCATCGCGACACCATCGAGCGCGGACTGGCGCTGGGCGTGGGCGGCTTCATCCTGTTCGGCGGCGAGGCGTCCGCCGTCCGCGCGCTGACGGCCGAGCTGCGGTCGCGGGCGCGGCACCCGCTGCTGATCGCCAGCGACCTGGAGCGCGGCGCGGGGCAGCAGTTCCGCGGCGCCACGCCGCTCCCCCCCGCCGCGGCCATCGGCTGGCTGGGCGACGAATCGGTGGCCGAGCGCGCGGGCGAGCTGACGGCGCGCGAGGCGCGGGCGCTGGGGGTGAACTGGATCTACGCGCCCGTGGCCGACGTGGACCTCGAGCCCGAGAACCCCATCATCGGCGTGCGCGCGTTCGGGACGGAGCCGGACGCCGTCGCCGCGCAGGTGGCGGCGTGGGTGCGCGGGTGTCGGCGCGGCGGGGCGCTGTCGTGCGCCAAGCACTTCCCCGGCCACGGCCGTACCGTCGGCGACTCGCACATCGAACGGCCCACCGTCTCCGCGCCGCGCGAGGTGCTGGAGGAGGACCTGAAGCCCTTCCGCGCCGCCGCAGCCGCCGGCGCCGACGCGATGATGACCGCGCACGTCGCCTATCTCGCGCTCGACGCGGACGGCCGCCCGGCGACGCTCAGCCCGCGCATCCTGGGCGACCTGCTGCGCGGTGAGCTGGGCTTCGGCGGGCTGGTCGTCACCGACGCGCTGGTGATGGACGGGCTGGTGGAGGACACCACCGAGGCCGCCGCCGCCGTGCAGGCGCTCGCCGCCGGGTGCGACGTGCTCCTCTACCCGGACGATGCGGAGGCGGTGATCCGCGCCGTCGAGTCGGCCGTCGCGGACGGGCGGCTGCCGCGCGCACGGGTGGCGGAGGCGCTCGCCCGCATCGCCGCGGCGGCGGACCGCGTGAGCGGCGCGGCGGGCGGCGACGTCGGTACCGAGGCGGACCGCCGCTGGGCGCTGGAGATCGGCATCCGCGCGCTCCGCGTCTGCCGCGGCGAGCCGGGTCTTCCGCAGGGTCCGGTGCGGCTGGTGGAGATCGAGGACGACGCGGGCGGCCCGTATCCCCCCTATCCACGCGACGCCTTTCCGGCCGCGCTCCGGCGTGCGGGCGTCGAGCTGTCGGACGGGGGGACGCCGCTGGTGGCGCTCTACTCCGACATCCGCGCGTGGAAGGGGCGCCCCGGCATCAGCGCCGCCGCCCGGGAGCGCGTCCGCGAGGTGACGGACGCCGCGCCGGACGCGACGGTGCTGCTGTTCAGCCATCCGCGCCTGGCGCACGAGATCCCCACCGCGCGCAACCTGCTGGCCGCCTGGGGCGGCGAGGGCGTGATGCAGGAAGCCGTCGCCGCGTGGCTGCTGGGCCAGACCAGCGGCGCCGCGGGGATGACGACGGGGGTGGATCGATAG
- a CDS encoding HEAT repeat domain-containing protein: MPRTPTVRTLRRPARFALLAALVLATPGCESLLRRTPPPQYGFNRLVYDVNRILDVEEPDPAFYRQRARLEVMGPELDPALTQLITTGSVKDNVRANAILLLADRRGFNAANLLRGILISSNNDDVRVAAAAGLQRFAADSPAVRNALRAALLDPHNRVRLAALQGLDVEDAAAIRSLLAKEENGQVRVVAAQLLTLFEARGAPLAADARGDLRTYGDDSVPHIVFHPATADRAMRLQTGALWVELPGGRGLVPLAPTVEVVNDVVPAFFDPLRRVVVYEAERQVHVRDIASGATRTVGPGIAPRPGPFTDAFVYLRETPGSRRASGTATEVEYAVVRAPFAGGEPTVVGTLHATVRPERFGGASPVRTMVVGETSAGFVLRGTDVSTFVLPGPTPRAQ; this comes from the coding sequence ATGCCCCGCACACCCACCGTCCGCACGCTCCGCCGCCCGGCGCGGTTCGCGCTGCTGGCGGCGCTCGTGCTGGCCACGCCCGGGTGCGAGTCGCTTCTCCGCCGCACGCCGCCGCCGCAGTACGGCTTCAACCGGCTGGTGTACGACGTCAACCGCATCCTCGACGTGGAGGAGCCGGACCCGGCCTTCTACCGCCAGCGCGCGCGGCTGGAGGTGATGGGGCCCGAGCTCGATCCCGCGCTCACCCAGCTCATCACCACCGGCTCGGTGAAGGACAACGTCCGAGCCAACGCCATCCTGCTGCTGGCCGACCGGCGCGGCTTCAACGCGGCCAACCTGCTGCGCGGGATCCTCATCTCCAGCAACAACGACGACGTGCGCGTGGCCGCGGCGGCCGGCCTGCAGCGCTTCGCCGCCGACAGCCCCGCGGTGCGGAACGCGCTGCGCGCGGCGCTGCTGGACCCGCACAACCGCGTGCGCCTGGCCGCGCTGCAGGGGCTGGACGTGGAGGACGCGGCGGCCATCCGCTCGCTGCTGGCCAAGGAGGAGAACGGGCAGGTGCGCGTCGTCGCGGCGCAACTGCTGACGCTGTTCGAGGCGCGCGGCGCGCCGCTGGCCGCCGACGCGCGCGGCGACCTGCGCACCTACGGCGACGACTCGGTGCCGCACATCGTCTTCCACCCGGCCACGGCGGACAGGGCGATGCGGCTGCAGACGGGCGCGCTCTGGGTGGAGCTTCCCGGCGGGCGGGGGCTGGTGCCGCTGGCGCCGACGGTGGAGGTGGTGAACGACGTGGTCCCCGCGTTCTTCGACCCGCTGCGGCGCGTGGTGGTGTACGAGGCCGAGCGGCAGGTGCACGTGCGCGACATCGCCAGCGGCGCCACGCGCACGGTGGGGCCGGGGATCGCGCCGCGGCCGGGGCCGTTCACCGACGCGTTCGTCTACCTGCGCGAGACGCCCGGCTCGCGGCGCGCGAGCGGCACGGCGACGGAGGTGGAGTACGCGGTGGTCCGCGCCCCCTTCGCCGGCGGCGAGCCGACCGTCGTGGGGACGCTGCACGCGACCGTGCGCCCCGAGCGCTTCGGCGGCGCGTCGCCGGTGCGCACCATGGTGGTGGGCGAGACCAGCGCCGGCTTCGTGCTGCGCGGCACGGACGTGAGCACCTTCGTCCTCCCCGGGCCCACTCCGCGCGCGCAGTGA